In the genome of Asterias amurensis chromosome 16, ASM3211899v1, one region contains:
- the LOC139948841 gene encoding hydroxylysine kinase-like isoform X2, with product MTDNESVNKVKLRRSCKPLLSIDDVKVLLQRLFGLRASEIQEFPSYYDRIYYVKTDPNQGIGEQNEFSFKVLNSEFTAEGAVETQTDILDFLQSTFPELKCQAPLLNKNNSLLSYEPIKTKLESVEEVCRLTTVTAVRLFSFLPGKPLLKLAPLPPPFFQKVGKHLGNLQNALQYPYDVREDSDNIWCLDKVPHLKHYLWVINDAKKLRIVEDVISEYERKVIPVRGEFRRGVVHQDCNHSNILAVPSLEVNAKKSQTPRDYNVSGIIDFDFTATSFLVYEIAIPMMYLMFCSDEPLEATANLLAGFESRAPLQEKERGVLRVLIAGRFIQSLVLGLYFASLNPDNSYISESQVEGWNLLELFLNQSEDDQLKLWGKFRRNVFV from the exons ATGACAGACAACGAGTCAGTCAACAAGGTTAAACTTCGCCGCTCCTGTAAACCGTTACTCAGCATTGATGACGTCAAGGTTCTACTCCAAAGACTCTTTGGTCTTCGAGCCTCCGAGATCCAGGAATTTCCAAGTTACTACGACAGGATTTACTACGTCAAGACGGATCCCAACCAGGGGATAGGCGAGCAAAATGAGTTCAGCTTTAAAGTTTTGAATTCGGAATTTAccgcagagggcgctgttgaaacTCAGACGGACATCTTAGATTTTTTGCAGAGCACGTTTCCCGAGTTGAAATGCCAGGCTCCACTtctgaacaaaaacaatagtCTTCTCAGCTATGAACCGATTAAAACTAAACTAGAAAGTG TAGAGGAAGTTTGTAGGCTGACCACCGTGACTGCTGTGCGTCTGTTTAGTTTCTTACCCGGAAAGCCCCTGCTGAAACTGGCTCCACTACCGCCACCATTCTTCCAGAAAGTCGGTAAACATCTTGGAAATCTACAAAATGCGCTACAA tATCCATACGATGTACGGGAGGATAGTGATAATATTTGGTGTCTGGACAAAGTTCCCCATCTTAAGCATTACTTATGGGTGATTAATGATGCCAAGAAGCTGAGAATTGTTGAAGACGTTATTTCAGAGTACGAGAGGAAAGTCATTCCAGTGCGAGGCGAATTTCGAAGAG GTGTGGTGCACCAGGATTGCAACCACAGCAATATACTAGCGGTGCCATCGCTTGAAGTAAACGCCAAAAAGAGTCAAACACCCAGGGATTACAACGTTAGCGGCATCATCGATTTCGACTTCACTGCCACCTCGTTCCTCGTGTACGAGATTGCAATCCCAATGATGTATCTGATGTTCTGTAGCGACGAACCCCTGGAAGCCACTGCCAACCTCCTTGCCGGCTTCGAGTCGAGAGCTCCACTCCAGGAGAAGGAGCGAGGCGTGCTGCGTGTTCTTATAGCCGGGAGGTTCATCCAGTCGCTGGTACTCGGACTGTACTTTGCCAGCCTCAATCCAGACAACTCCTACATAAGCGAGTCGCAGGTAGAGGGATGGAACCTTCTGGAACTATTTTTGAACCAGTCAGAAGACGACCAGTTAAAACTTTGGGGGAAATTCCGAAGGAACGTTTTTGTATGA
- the LOC139948841 gene encoding hydroxylysine kinase-like isoform X1 translates to MTDNESVNKVKLRRSCKPLLSIDDVKVLLQRLFGLRASEIQEFPSYYDRIYYVKTDPNQGIGEQNEFSFKVLNSEFTAEGAVETQTDILDFLQSTFPELKCQAPLLNKNNSLLSYEPIKTKLESVEEVCRLTTVTAVRLFSFLPGKPLLKLAPLPPPFFQKVGKHLGNLQNALQKYPYDVREDSDNIWCLDKVPHLKHYLWVINDAKKLRIVEDVISEYERKVIPVRGEFRRGVVHQDCNHSNILAVPSLEVNAKKSQTPRDYNVSGIIDFDFTATSFLVYEIAIPMMYLMFCSDEPLEATANLLAGFESRAPLQEKERGVLRVLIAGRFIQSLVLGLYFASLNPDNSYISESQVEGWNLLELFLNQSEDDQLKLWGKFRRNVFV, encoded by the exons ATGACAGACAACGAGTCAGTCAACAAGGTTAAACTTCGCCGCTCCTGTAAACCGTTACTCAGCATTGATGACGTCAAGGTTCTACTCCAAAGACTCTTTGGTCTTCGAGCCTCCGAGATCCAGGAATTTCCAAGTTACTACGACAGGATTTACTACGTCAAGACGGATCCCAACCAGGGGATAGGCGAGCAAAATGAGTTCAGCTTTAAAGTTTTGAATTCGGAATTTAccgcagagggcgctgttgaaacTCAGACGGACATCTTAGATTTTTTGCAGAGCACGTTTCCCGAGTTGAAATGCCAGGCTCCACTtctgaacaaaaacaatagtCTTCTCAGCTATGAACCGATTAAAACTAAACTAGAAAGTG TAGAGGAAGTTTGTAGGCTGACCACCGTGACTGCTGTGCGTCTGTTTAGTTTCTTACCCGGAAAGCCCCTGCTGAAACTGGCTCCACTACCGCCACCATTCTTCCAGAAAGTCGGTAAACATCTTGGAAATCTACAAAATGCGCTACAA aagtATCCATACGATGTACGGGAGGATAGTGATAATATTTGGTGTCTGGACAAAGTTCCCCATCTTAAGCATTACTTATGGGTGATTAATGATGCCAAGAAGCTGAGAATTGTTGAAGACGTTATTTCAGAGTACGAGAGGAAAGTCATTCCAGTGCGAGGCGAATTTCGAAGAG GTGTGGTGCACCAGGATTGCAACCACAGCAATATACTAGCGGTGCCATCGCTTGAAGTAAACGCCAAAAAGAGTCAAACACCCAGGGATTACAACGTTAGCGGCATCATCGATTTCGACTTCACTGCCACCTCGTTCCTCGTGTACGAGATTGCAATCCCAATGATGTATCTGATGTTCTGTAGCGACGAACCCCTGGAAGCCACTGCCAACCTCCTTGCCGGCTTCGAGTCGAGAGCTCCACTCCAGGAGAAGGAGCGAGGCGTGCTGCGTGTTCTTATAGCCGGGAGGTTCATCCAGTCGCTGGTACTCGGACTGTACTTTGCCAGCCTCAATCCAGACAACTCCTACATAAGCGAGTCGCAGGTAGAGGGATGGAACCTTCTGGAACTATTTTTGAACCAGTCAGAAGACGACCAGTTAAAACTTTGGGGGAAATTCCGAAGGAACGTTTTTGTATGA